A single genomic interval of Candidatus Poribacteria bacterium harbors:
- a CDS encoding ATP-binding cassette domain-containing protein, with amino-acid sequence MIEVNNLSKTFKVYHHRKGFFGSFMNLFSRKHRLVRAVDSVSFSVARGEIIGYLGPNGAGKSTTIKMLTGILVPTSGSVTVNGYIPHRQRKENAKRIGVVFGQRSHLWFDLPVQESFELLQRIYRIPESQYRHNVEVFDALLGLGDFFQTPVRQLSLGQRMRADIAAALLHNPDVLFLDEPTIGLDVVAKARIREFIAQINAERQVTVVLTTHDLDDVEKLCKRVILIDNARLCFDGELAALRRLLSTERILSVDYAETYSDISIPNAQIIYQEESRVQYRFSPDAISTADLIGAILQKFRIVDISVQEPDIEELIKTVYEDNLTLAQKLAETDAIDLTNRKSIS; translated from the coding sequence ATGATTGAAGTTAATAACCTTAGCAAAACCTTCAAAGTCTATCACCACCGCAAAGGTTTTTTCGGGAGTTTCATGAACCTTTTCTCTCGCAAACATCGCCTTGTTCGAGCGGTGGACAGCGTTTCATTCTCCGTAGCACGCGGTGAAATCATCGGGTATTTAGGACCGAACGGGGCTGGAAAGTCAACAACCATCAAAATGTTAACAGGTATTTTGGTGCCTACATCCGGCAGTGTAACAGTAAACGGTTATATCCCCCATCGTCAGCGGAAGGAGAACGCCAAACGTATCGGAGTCGTGTTTGGGCAGCGTTCACATTTGTGGTTTGATCTACCGGTGCAAGAATCGTTCGAGTTGCTGCAGCGTATCTATCGGATTCCAGAGTCACAATATCGTCACAATGTAGAGGTGTTCGACGCGTTGCTTGGGCTTGGTGATTTTTTTCAGACCCCCGTTCGTCAGTTGAGCCTCGGTCAACGGATGCGTGCGGATATTGCCGCTGCGCTTCTGCACAATCCGGATGTGTTGTTCCTTGATGAACCGACGATCGGATTAGATGTGGTTGCGAAGGCACGTATCCGCGAGTTCATTGCGCAAATTAACGCCGAGCGACAGGTCACGGTCGTCTTAACAACACACGACTTAGACGATGTCGAAAAACTCTGCAAACGCGTGATTCTTATTGACAATGCGAGACTCTGCTTTGACGGGGAACTCGCCGCACTCAGGCGGTTGCTTTCGACGGAACGGATTTTGAGCGTCGATTATGCCGAAACCTACTCAGACATCAGTATTCCTAACGCTCAGATTATCTATCAAGAAGAGAGTCGAGTGCAGTATCGGTTTTCGCCAGATGCAATTAGCACGGCAGACCTTATCGGTGCAATACTCCAGAAATTCAGAATTGTAGATATATCGGTTCAGGAACCCGATATTGAGGAGTTAATCAAAACTGTCTATGAGGATAACCTTACGCTTGCACAGAAACTTGCCGAAACGGATGCAATTGACTTGACAAACCGAAAAAGCATAAGTTAA
- a CDS encoding sugar phosphate nucleotidyltransferase encodes MKLIQKAVIPIAGYGTRLFPATKAVPKALFPIIAQDGIAKPVIQLIIEEALSAGVEAVCIVAQPQQVDPITDYFSGTVPDAILENPELAAQADRLAEIGQRLHFAIQEKPEGFGHAIYCAKDFAAGEPVMILLGDHLYISESETSCAKQLVDVYAQVGQSVTSLDLCHESELSLNGIIHGSPCAKSERLYTLHQISEKPTVEFAQEHLRVEGIPAQQYLCNFGIDLLTPLLFDILDYNYRHRIVTHGEIQLRDAMAEMIKREGMSGYRVAGQRYDTGNPRELLQTVNAFGLHGPYRDVLV; translated from the coding sequence ATGAAACTAATCCAAAAAGCAGTTATCCCTATTGCTGGATACGGGACGCGTCTTTTCCCCGCAACGAAAGCCGTGCCGAAAGCACTCTTTCCAATTATCGCGCAAGACGGGATCGCAAAACCGGTCATTCAGTTGATTATTGAGGAGGCTTTATCAGCCGGTGTGGAAGCGGTATGTATTGTTGCACAACCCCAACAAGTCGATCCAATCACCGACTATTTCTCTGGTACCGTTCCCGATGCGATTCTCGAAAATCCGGAATTGGCAGCACAAGCGGACCGATTGGCAGAAATAGGGCAGCGGTTGCATTTCGCTATTCAGGAGAAACCGGAAGGTTTCGGACACGCCATCTATTGTGCAAAAGATTTCGCAGCGGGTGAGCCAGTTATGATTCTGCTCGGCGACCATCTCTATATTTCAGAATCAGAGACCTCATGCGCCAAACAACTCGTGGATGTCTATGCACAAGTTGGGCAGTCTGTGACGAGTTTGGATCTCTGCCACGAAAGCGAGCTCTCGCTCAACGGCATCATTCACGGCAGCCCTTGTGCTAAATCCGAACGGCTTTATACACTACACCAAATCTCCGAAAAACCGACGGTCGAGTTTGCACAAGAACATCTTCGTGTTGAAGGTATCCCCGCGCAGCAGTATCTCTGCAACTTCGGCATAGACCTCCTTACACCACTCCTCTTTGATATACTGGACTACAATTACAGGCACCGAATTGTAACGCACGGCGAGATTCAATTACGGGATGCGATGGCAGAGATGATCAAGCGGGAAGGTATGTCGGGTTATCGCGTCGCAGGTCAGCGTTACGATACAGGAAACCCACGCGAGCTGCTCCAGACTGTTAATGCTTTTGGGCTCCACGGGCCTTATCGGGATGTCTTAGTCTAA
- a CDS encoding LamG domain-containing protein, with translation MLKNMRVICVIAALLTAFCYVPAADAQDFVTDGLVAVYTLNEADVDGKVVKDLLGENDAELVGKLKFVEGATDGTGDAMEFEGKADNYVKIPDMGDFEFVSIECYALEGQFGGIQGIVSTWLWAAGKVHFKFEGNQIQVHKNDGVKIRLAAETDTWYHIIYTSNTKDDELKLYVDGELVDEGGAGGTPENMKERRIGSEHDGRYLIGMIDNVRIYDRILEEDEVKQNFESKSDQLPVEPAGKLSTTWGYLKGLRK, from the coding sequence ATGTTAAAAAATATGAGAGTAATCTGTGTAATCGCCGCACTCCTGACAGCATTCTGCTATGTTCCCGCGGCTGATGCACAAGATTTCGTAACAGACGGACTCGTTGCCGTATATACGCTCAATGAGGCAGATGTGGATGGCAAGGTCGTCAAAGACCTTCTGGGTGAAAACGATGCTGAACTCGTCGGTAAGCTCAAATTTGTTGAAGGGGCAACAGATGGCACTGGAGACGCGATGGAATTTGAGGGGAAAGCCGACAACTACGTTAAAATCCCTGATATGGGTGATTTTGAATTTGTGTCTATTGAATGCTATGCCTTGGAGGGTCAGTTTGGTGGGATTCAAGGCATTGTTTCGACGTGGCTGTGGGCTGCTGGCAAAGTCCACTTCAAATTTGAAGGAAACCAGATTCAGGTTCATAAGAACGACGGTGTCAAGATTCGCTTAGCCGCTGAAACTGATACTTGGTATCACATTATTTACACCAGCAATACTAAAGACGACGAACTCAAACTTTATGTTGATGGTGAGTTAGTTGACGAAGGCGGTGCTGGTGGTACACCTGAAAACATGAAGGAACGCCGTATCGGCAGTGAACACGATGGCAGATACCTCATCGGTATGATAGATAACGTCCGTATCTACGACCGGATCCTTGAGGAAGACGAGGTCAAGCAGAATTTTGAATCGAAAAGCGATCAATTGCCTGTGGAACCCGCTGGAAAACTCTCAACAACTTGGGGATACCTCAAAGGATTGAGAAAGTAA
- a CDS encoding metal-dependent hydrolase: MKLNNGIRLTWLGHSTFKIEADGQTLLIDPWVTNNPVCPDALKTFDALDVILITHGHADHISDAVPLAKEHTPTVVSIVEIAGWLGKQGVDNTIGMNKGGTVTVGGTKATMVSANHSSSFTEENGTTVYLGEPAGYVIEFANGYKIYHAGDTNVFGDMRIIGEIYQPNLALLPIGDHFTMGPREAAYAAQLLNVPAILPIHYGTFPLLTGTPEALRQLTASQDVEIITLEVGETLD, translated from the coding sequence ATGAAACTGAACAACGGTATTCGCCTGACATGGCTCGGACATTCCACCTTCAAAATCGAAGCGGATGGACAAACGCTCCTCATTGATCCGTGGGTGACAAACAACCCCGTCTGCCCCGATGCTCTCAAAACCTTTGACGCGCTTGATGTGATACTCATAACGCACGGACACGCCGACCATATTAGCGATGCCGTGCCACTCGCCAAAGAACATACACCAACAGTCGTGTCTATCGTCGAAATCGCCGGATGGCTCGGTAAACAGGGTGTTGACAATACAATTGGGATGAATAAGGGTGGCACTGTCACTGTCGGCGGCACGAAGGCGACGATGGTTTCCGCAAACCATAGCAGTAGTTTCACAGAGGAAAACGGCACAACGGTCTATCTCGGTGAACCAGCAGGTTATGTGATAGAGTTCGCAAACGGCTATAAAATCTACCACGCTGGAGATACAAACGTCTTTGGGGATATGCGGATTATCGGTGAAATCTACCAACCCAATCTCGCACTACTCCCTATCGGTGACCATTTCACAATGGGACCGCGTGAAGCCGCCTACGCCGCGCAGCTGCTCAACGTCCCAGCAATCCTACCCATCCATTACGGCACCTTCCCACTCTTAACAGGCACACCGGAGGCGTTACGTCAATTGACTGCTTCTCAAGATGTGGAAATTATCACGTTAGAAGTTGGGGAAACATTAGACTAA
- a CDS encoding LamG domain-containing protein, translating into MFLATRYLSYTLTAIAIIALSFAMIPTSDANLDEDTIAGMWTFEEGKGKEVKDLSGNGTDGEFVGDLKWAKGKFGGGLEFNGADTWVKLGTKGEDKTLAALDFKESDGFSIHAWVYAAEDPTGKCVIWKGLGCSTWSQFLLGTGAHENGENSTKAAFHIRAANGGAKLEVLGDEIPAKEWVHLVGTWDGSKLHVYVNGKLQNSEDAKGPPWASPEEVYIGADPGCGKRCQWEGIIDEVVIFDVTLTDDEVAKLGDGIEGALDVDAAGKMATTWGKLKTSQ; encoded by the coding sequence ATGTTTTTGGCAACACGCTATCTGAGTTACACACTTACTGCAATTGCTATCATCGCGCTTAGTTTTGCGATGATACCCACAAGCGATGCGAATCTTGATGAAGATACAATTGCGGGGATGTGGACGTTTGAAGAAGGAAAAGGTAAGGAAGTAAAAGACCTCTCTGGTAACGGCACCGATGGTGAATTTGTTGGCGACCTGAAGTGGGCGAAAGGCAAATTCGGCGGCGGGTTGGAGTTTAACGGCGCGGATACTTGGGTTAAACTTGGTACCAAGGGTGAAGATAAAACGTTAGCCGCCTTGGATTTCAAGGAATCTGATGGTTTTTCGATACACGCTTGGGTTTATGCCGCGGAAGATCCGACAGGTAAATGTGTTATCTGGAAAGGACTTGGATGTTCAACCTGGTCGCAGTTCTTACTCGGAACGGGCGCGCACGAGAATGGCGAAAATAGCACGAAGGCAGCGTTCCACATCCGAGCCGCAAACGGCGGTGCGAAACTTGAAGTCCTCGGCGATGAAATCCCCGCTAAAGAGTGGGTGCATCTCGTCGGTACATGGGATGGATCGAAACTCCATGTTTACGTTAATGGTAAGCTACAGAACAGTGAGGATGCCAAGGGACCACCGTGGGCATCCCCTGAAGAAGTTTACATCGGTGCAGATCCCGGCTGTGGCAAACGCTGCCAGTGGGAAGGTATTATTGATGAAGTCGTTATCTTCGACGTGACGCTTACCGATGATGAAGTCGCAAAACTCGGTGACGGGATTGAAGGTGCGTTAGACGTTGATGCCGCTGGAAAAATGGCGACAACTTGGGGTAAACTCAAAACCTCCCAATAG